The proteins below come from a single Heliangelus exortis chromosome 31, bHelExo1.hap1, whole genome shotgun sequence genomic window:
- the LOC139788975 gene encoding exendin-3-like, with translation MLSSWWLCLSGLVFAVLIPAGWQMGPKDLADASSRWQEYESQSTRSFTSNIKRHSEGTFSSDFTRYLDKMKAKDFVHWLINTKRHSSTKRHLKEEPHSIPFPALV, from the exons ATGCTGAGCTCCTGGTGGTTGTGTCTCTCGGGGTTGGTGTTTGCTGTGCTGATCCCAGCAGGGTGGCAGATGGGCCCCAAGGACTTGGCTGATGCATCCAG CAGATGGCAGGAATACGAATCCCAAAGCACCCGAAGCTTCACATCCAACATCAAGAGACACTCAGAAGGGACTTTCAGCAGTGACTTCACCCGTTACCTGGACAAGATGAAGGCCAAGGACTTTGTGCACTGGCTGATCAACACCAAGCGGCACAG CTCAACAAAAAGGCACCTGAAGGAGGAGCCGCACAGcatccccttcccagccctggtgTAA
- the AQP5 gene encoding aquaporin-5, with product MKREILTLAFARSVFVEFLCTLIFVFIGLGSALKWPSALPSILQIALAFGLAIGTLVQAFGHISGAHINPAVTIAFFVGNQISFLRTLFYVIAQLVGAIAGAGILYGVTPANTRGNLAINALNNNITPGQALVVEIILTFQLAACIFASTDSRRNGNVGSPALSIGLSVTVGHLVGIYFTGCSMNPARSFGPAVIVRRFSPAHWVFWVGPIVGACLAALLYFYILVPYCMNISDRVAIVKGTYESEEEWEEQREERKKSMELTPP from the exons ATGAAGAGGGAAATATTAACCCTGGCTTTCGCTCGCTCCGTCTTTGTCGAGTTTCTCTGCACGCTCATCTTCGTCTTCATCGGCCTCGGCTCAGCCCTGAAGTGGCCGtctgccctccccagcatcctccAGATTGCACTGGCCTTCGGGCTGGCCATCGGCACCCTGGTGCAGGCATTTGGCCACATCAGTGGTGCCCACATCAACCCGGCAGTGACCATTGCCTTCTTCGTTGGGAACCAGATCTCCTTCCTCCGGACCCTCTTCTACGTGATCGCCCAACTGGTTGGGGCCATCGCCGGGGCTGGAATCCTCTACGGTGTGACACCAGCCAACACCCGTGGCAACCTGGCCATCAACGCG CTCAACAACAACATTACTCCTGGCCAGGCCCTCGTGGTGGAGATCATCCTCACCTTCCAGCTGGCTGCCTGCATCTTTGCCTCCACGGACAGCCGGAGGAATGGCAACGTGGGCAGCCCAGCCCTGTCCATCGGCCTCTCCGTTACTGTGGGACACTTGGTGGGG ATCTATTTCACCGGGTGCTCCATGAACCCAGCCCGGTCCTTTGGACCTGCGGTCATCGTGAGGAGGTTCAGCCCAGCACACTGG GTGTTCTGGGTTGGACCCATTGTCGGGGCTTGCTTGGCTGCTCTGCTCTACTTCTACATCCTCGTCCCCTACTGCATGAACATCTCAGACAGAGTTGCCATCGTCAAGGGCACCTATGAGTCTGAGGAGGAgtgggaagagcagagagaggagaggaagaaatccATGGAGTTGACCCCACCGTAG